The following DNA comes from Teredinibacter haidensis.
ATGGAGAGCGGCTATATTTTTAATCAAATGGATGGCCTGCATTCGTTCCTGCCAACATTTTTAATTAATTTTCACAAGGTAGAGGATGAGCCTGATATGCGTGCCTACCTGGCGCGGATCAGTGGTGTTTCCAGGGGGCTGGAGCAGTTGCTGGCCCGAGCTAAAGCCGCATCGGATAAAAATATTCGGCCACCCGCATTTGCATATGAAATTGTTGCAGAAGAAATCGAAAAGCTTATTACCGGAAAACCGTTTGATAACTCTGACGTAGATGCCCCGTTGTGGCTCGATGCTAAAAGTAAGATGAATGCCCTTTTGGAAGGGGGGAAAATTACTCAGGCCGGTGCAGGTGATCTACTCAAGAAAATAGAAACGGCGCTATCGGACGAATATGCGCTTGTTAACCGTAACATTATCGCTTTCCTTGAAAGCGATATTGAAAATACCAGCCCCCTTTCCACTGGGGTGTCTGCGTTACCAAATGGTTTGGAGTATTACAATTATCTGCTAAAACTGATGACAACCACCGATCTCAGCGCCGAAGAGATTCACCAGTTGGGTTTAAGTGAAGTCTCGCGACTGCGTGAAGAAATGGTTGCGCTGAAGGAAAAATCTGGTTTTGAAGGCAATCTACAGGAATTTTTTACGCTCATCCGGGAAAGCAAACAAGATGCGCGTTTCTATTACCCCAATGTGGATGACGGTCGCAAGGCCTATATTGATGATGCTTCGGCGGCCATTGAAAATATCAAAGCCGAGCTACCTCATTATTTCGGGATTTTGCCTAAAGCTGATTTAGTGGTTAAACGTGTAGAAGCGTTCCGCGAGCAGGATGGTGCTGCTCAGCACTACTATCCAGGCACACCCGATGGTTCGCGCCCGGGAACCTATTACGCACACTTGTCCGATATGGAGTCTATGCCGAAAAATCAGTTGGAGGTGATTGCTTACCATGAGGGGCTACCCGGCCACCATATGCAGATCTCCATTGCCCAGGAGTTAAAATCGGTACCTACCTTCCGCCGTCAAGAGCACTTCACCGCGTATGTGGAAGGCTGGGCGCTGTACTCCGAGTTTTTAGCAAAAGAAATGAATAACACCTATATAGATGTTTATTCAGATTTTGGTCGTTTGAGTAGTGAAATTTGGAGAGGTATTCGGTTGGTGGTCGATACTGGTCTGCATGCCAAAG
Coding sequences within:
- a CDS encoding DUF885 domain-containing protein, which codes for MFKKMVMVFIAVLSVACSEKAVEVVDQTDEVVLSESDRLNQWFETKYEEKLRFSPIELTFLGRKDLYDKIDDFSIAAEKKQLAWLASTVDELKTQFNYAKLDNETKTSFDMWVYGYELAKAGEPFMESGYIFNQMDGLHSFLPTFLINFHKVEDEPDMRAYLARISGVSRGLEQLLARAKAASDKNIRPPAFAYEIVAEEIEKLITGKPFDNSDVDAPLWLDAKSKMNALLEGGKITQAGAGDLLKKIETALSDEYALVNRNIIAFLESDIENTSPLSTGVSALPNGLEYYNYLLKLMTTTDLSAEEIHQLGLSEVSRLREEMVALKEKSGFEGNLQEFFTLIRESKQDARFYYPNVDDGRKAYIDDASAAIENIKAELPHYFGILPKADLVVKRVEAFREQDGAAQHYYPGTPDGSRPGTYYAHLSDMESMPKNQLEVIAYHEGLPGHHMQISIAQELKSVPTFRRQEHFTAYVEGWALYSEFLAKEMNNTYIDVYSDFGRLSSEIWRGIRLVVDTGLHAKGWTEQQAIEFFQQNSPEPLEGIRSEVRRYLVIPGQATSYKIGMIDILRLRKKAEDTLGDKFDIRGFHDTILGGGALPLTLLQRRVDQWIVSQR